In Halobacteroides halobius DSM 5150, the genomic window GATAAAAAAGAGTAGGACATAGTCCTACTCTTTTTTGTTTTTTGTAATGACTGTTATGATTTTAGGGTTGCGTTTAGTTTTATTATATAGAAATTCTTGACTTTTCTCTTTTATTTTGTTTTGCAAGATAGTTTTATTTTTAGCTGGAGATTTATTTAAGGTTTGTTGAATAGTTTCTTTTAGTTCTTTAATTAGTTTTTCGGATTTTTTAAGGTAGACAAACCCTTGTGAAATGATATCTAATACTTTGTTGTTGTTAATTATGATGAGTAGAAAACCATTTTGGGCCAATCTTTGGCGTTCTTTTAAAACGGTTGGCCCTACATCACCTACCTTTGAACCATCAATTAATAATTTGCCTGTTTTTACAGGCGAGCCAAAGTATGCTTTATTAGCACTTAGATTTAATCGTGACCCATTCTTAGCAACAAAGATATTATCTTTAGGGATGCCCACTCTTTTAGCTAGTAAAGCATGATGGTAAAGATGGCGATACTCTCCATGAACTGGAATGAAGTACTGAGGTTTAGTTAAATTAAGCATCATTTTTAATTCTTCTTTGGAGGCGTGGCCTGATGCATGGAGGTTAAGGTCTGATCCATACTTTACTAAAGCTCCTTTGGCAAATAATTGATCAATAGTGGTACTGACCGCTAATTCATTTCCAGGAATAGGAGTAGCTGAAAATAGAACCATATCTCCTTGATGTATAGCAATTTGTCTATGCTCCCCTCTAGCGATTCGAGTTAAAGAGGCCATAGTTTCTCCTTGGCTACCTGTCATCATAAAAACCACTCTGTGATTAGGTAGTTTTTTGATCTCATTGAGATTAATTAGCAATCCCTCTGGGATATCTAGATATCCTAATTTTTGGGCCAAGCTAGTATTCTCTCTCATACTCCGACCAGAGATAGCTAATTTGCGGTTAGTTCTTGCTGTAGCATCGATTATTTGTTGTAACCTATCTAAATGAGAAGAGAAAGTAGCAATGATAATCCTTCCTTTAGCTTTCTTAAATAATTTATTAATATTTTTAGCTACTGTCTTTTCTGATGTTGAAAAGCCCTCCCTTTCCGCATTTGTACTATCTGATAATAAGGCTAGTAACCCTTCTTCCCCTAATGCGGCTAAACTATAATAGTCCGTTAATTCTTGATTAATTGGTGTCTGATCAAACTTAAAGTCACCTGTATATAATATAGTACCAGCAGGAGTTTTAATGCTAATAGCAGCTGCTCCAGGAATACTATGATTTACTCTAATATAATTAATTTCAAAAGGGCCAATTTTTATTTTTTCTCTAGGATTGGCTTCTCTAAGCTGTGTCTTAGCTGATAGACTCTTGGCAGCTAATTTCTTTTTAATCATGCCTAAAGTGAATTTAGTACCATAAACGGGGATATTTATCTCTGATAATAAGAAAGGAATTCCCCCAATGTGATCTTCATGAGCATGGCTGACTAATAGCCCCTTAATTTTATCATGATTTTTAACTAAGTAATCGACTTTAGGCAGGACTAAATCTACACCTAACATATTAGGTGTAGGAAATGCAATTCCACAATCTAGAATCAGTATCTCTTTATTGTATTCAATTAAAATCATATTCTTACCGATTTCTTCTCTGCCCCCTAAGGGGATAATGGATATTTCTTCTGCCATTATTTCACCTCTAACTAACAAATTATTGGATTCTGTAATTTATTATCACCTAAAAATTATCTTTTATCCAAAATCAAATTAATAATTAGAGTCTAAATAGGGATAATAAGCTAAGAGTAAAAAAATGTTTCTACAGGAGGATAAAAATGACAGATAAGGCGGGGCGATTAGTCATTATTGGTGGTGCAGAAGCTAAAGATCATGACCCAATAATTTTAGAAGAAGCGGCGAACTTAGTAGAGGAGAGGCTATTAATTATTACTACTGCTACTCAAGAACCTAAGGAAGCAGGTGAGGAATATGATAGGATTTTTAGTAAATTAGGTGTTCCGGAAGTTAAAGCTTTGCATATTAATTCTAGAGCAGATGCTGCTTATAAAGATTATGTAGAGCAAATAGAGAAGGCAGATGGAGTATTTTTTACTGGAGGAAATCAGTTGAGAATCACTAGTTTATTGGGAGGTAGTAGGGTTTGTGATGCAATAAAAAGAGGCTACAAAAATGGGAAAGTAATTATTGGAACTAGTGCTGGAGCTGCTGTTATGAGTCGACTTATGGTAGTAACAGGTGAAAGTGATGAGAATGCTAAACAAGGGGCTTTAGATTTAGCTTTGGGACTAGGATTTTTGGATAATGTGATTATTGATCAACATTTTTCTCAACGTGGTAGATTAGGGAGATTATTAACAGGCTTGGCCCATAATCCTGCTTTATTAGGAGTAGGAATTGATGAAAATACTGCAATTATTGTAACGGAAAATACCTTTGAAGTCATAGGTTCAGGAACAGTAACAATAGTAGATTGTAGCCAAGTAAAAACAACTAATATTTCTAATTTATTACCTGATGAGGCTTTAACTTTAACTAATGTTAAGTTGCATATTTTATCTAAAAGGTATGGTTTTAATCTAGATAGAAAAAAAGTTATTTTACCTCAAGACCAATAAAAATAGTATAGATATTGCAGACATGGTTAAAATAAATGGAGCTAAAATTAAGGAGGAATCGGTATGAGAATAGTTGAGTTAAAGTCAATTTCTGGTCCTAATGTATATGCTCATCAACCAGTAATTAAATTAACATTAGATTTAGAGGAGTACTGTGAAGTAGAAAGTAATCAACTGTCTAATTTTAATAAGCGTTTAGAAAAATTACTGCCAGGATTACAAGAACATCATTGTTCTTTACAACAACCAGGAGGATTTATTAGGCGCTTAGAAGAGGGAACGTATCTAGGACATATAATTGAACATATAGCAATAGAGTTACTAGTGATAGCTGGCCAGGATGTATATTATGGGAAGACAATACATAATGAGAGTACAGGGGTTTATGAGATTATTTTTGAATATAAAACT contains:
- a CDS encoding ribonuclease J — translated: MAEEISIIPLGGREEIGKNMILIEYNKEILILDCGIAFPTPNMLGVDLVLPKVDYLVKNHDKIKGLLVSHAHEDHIGGIPFLLSEINIPVYGTKFTLGMIKKKLAAKSLSAKTQLREANPREKIKIGPFEINYIRVNHSIPGAAAISIKTPAGTILYTGDFKFDQTPINQELTDYYSLAALGEEGLLALLSDSTNAEREGFSTSEKTVAKNINKLFKKAKGRIIIATFSSHLDRLQQIIDATARTNRKLAISGRSMRENTSLAQKLGYLDIPEGLLINLNEIKKLPNHRVVFMMTGSQGETMASLTRIARGEHRQIAIHQGDMVLFSATPIPGNELAVSTTIDQLFAKGALVKYGSDLNLHASGHASKEELKMMLNLTKPQYFIPVHGEYRHLYHHALLAKRVGIPKDNIFVAKNGSRLNLSANKAYFGSPVKTGKLLIDGSKVGDVGPTVLKERQRLAQNGFLLIIINNNKVLDIISQGFVYLKKSEKLIKELKETIQQTLNKSPAKNKTILQNKIKEKSQEFLYNKTKRNPKIITVITKNKKE
- a CDS encoding cyanophycinase; translation: MTDKAGRLVIIGGAEAKDHDPIILEEAANLVEERLLIITTATQEPKEAGEEYDRIFSKLGVPEVKALHINSRADAAYKDYVEQIEKADGVFFTGGNQLRITSLLGGSRVCDAIKRGYKNGKVIIGTSAGAAVMSRLMVVTGESDENAKQGALDLALGLGFLDNVIIDQHFSQRGRLGRLLTGLAHNPALLGVGIDENTAIIVTENTFEVIGSGTVTIVDCSQVKTTNISNLLPDEALTLTNVKLHILSKRYGFNLDRKKVILPQDQ